DNA sequence from the Streptomyces cinnabarinus genome:
CCAGGGGGACGCTCGGCAGGGTCCCGATCGAGTTCCAGAGGCGGGCGCCCGCCCAGGACAGGATGCCGGCGACGATGAACACGCCGGCCAGCACCCTGATGCGCAGCTCTCTCACGGTGTCCCTTCAGCTCCCCCGGATCCCCACGGACTGTGGTCGATCGTCTTGACCTTAACGACTACTCGGGCAGCCGGAGTTCCAGGTCTCCGCGGGGACTGACGCCTTCCCGGGTCAGCGTGCCGAGCAGATCGGCGACTGTGCCGCGGCCGGGGAGCTGGGCCCCGGGCTCCACGTCGTGCCAGGGGGCGAGCACGAAGGCCCGCTCGTGCGCGCGCGGGTGGGGGAGGGTGAGGGTGGGGTCGTCGGAGACGACGTCGGCGTAGGCGACGATGTCGACGTCCAGGGTGCGCGGGCCCCAGCGCTCGTCGCGGACCCGGTGGAAGGCCTCCTCGACCGCGTGGGCCCGCTCCAGCAGGGAGGACGGGGGGAGCGTGGTCTTCAGGACCACGACCGCGTTGAAGTAGGAGGGCTGGCTGCCGTGCTCGACGCCCCACGGCTCGGTCTCGTAGACGGGCGAGACGGCCTTGATGCGGACGCCCGGGGTGTCCTCCAGCGCGTCGATGGCGCCCTGGAGGGTCTCCAGGCGGTTGCCGAGGTTGGAGCCGAGGGAGAGCACGGCGCGCTTCGGGTTGTGCAGGGTGGTGTCGGCGGCGTCGACCTTCTCGACGACGGAGGCGGGTACCGGCTGTACGGTCGGGTCGCTCTGCCCCTCGGTGAAGAACGCGGTCATACTCGGCTCCGGATGATGGTGACGGTCACGTCGTCGAAGGGGACGGTGATCGGCGCGTCGGGTTTGTGGACGCGGACCTCGACCTCCTGGACTCCTTCGTGCTTCAGACAGGCCTGGGCGATGCGCTCGGCGAGGGTTTCGATGAGGTTGACGGGCTCGCCCTCGACGACGGCCACGACCTCCTCGGCCACGATGCCGTAGTGCACGGTCTTCGCCAGGTCGTCGTCGGCGGCGGCCGGCCGGGTGTCCAGGCCCAGGACGAGGTCCACGATGAAGGTCTGGCCCTCCTCGCGCTCCTTG
Encoded proteins:
- the folB gene encoding dihydroneopterin aldolase, with the translated sequence MDRVALSGLKARGYHGVFPKEREEGQTFIVDLVLGLDTRPAAADDDLAKTVHYGIVAEEVVAVVEGEPVNLIETLAERIAQACLKHEGVQEVEVRVHKPDAPITVPFDDVTVTIIRSRV
- the folK gene encoding 2-amino-4-hydroxy-6-hydroxymethyldihydropteridine diphosphokinase — its product is MTAFFTEGQSDPTVQPVPASVVEKVDAADTTLHNPKRAVLSLGSNLGNRLETLQGAIDALEDTPGVRIKAVSPVYETEPWGVEHGSQPSYFNAVVVLKTTLPPSSLLERAHAVEEAFHRVRDERWGPRTLDVDIVAYADVVSDDPTLTLPHPRAHERAFVLAPWHDVEPGAQLPGRGTVADLLGTLTREGVSPRGDLELRLPE